A portion of the Myxosarcina sp. GI1 genome contains these proteins:
- a CDS encoding IS630 family transposase has product MLGLPQHIQPRKTIDIETVAKIQQELSDSEGFDSYQEIKLWLKVCQDIEISYPTVQRIVRYELKGKLKVARPIHEKQQPGIITAFKNHFAERIKGLTNEIKEKWGNKPNISYWFQDETRLGYRTESGQKITRAGVKPKQILQWHYSYYYIYGLVDSVGGRSFFYEFSRFNSNCLGAFLEQFSIEHSQEIHIIQLDNAPVHTAQKLIVSENIILFFQPPYCPELNPIERVWQYIKQRLKNLFFTSIDDVKSMVRTILGKKTKKSYPSDKVKVLNDYRKWTASK; this is encoded by the coding sequence ATGCTGGGGCTTCCCCAGCATATCCAACCACGTAAGACGATTGACATAGAAACGGTAGCTAAAATTCAGCAAGAGTTATCTGACTCCGAAGGATTTGATAGTTATCAAGAAATAAAATTGTGGCTTAAAGTATGCCAAGATATTGAAATAAGTTATCCGACAGTACAGAGAATTGTTAGATATGAATTGAAAGGAAAATTAAAAGTAGCTCGACCTATTCATGAGAAGCAACAACCAGGAATAATCACAGCATTTAAGAATCACTTTGCCGAGAGAATAAAAGGATTAACCAATGAGATTAAAGAAAAATGGGGAAATAAGCCAAATATATCTTATTGGTTTCAGGACGAAACCAGATTGGGATATCGTACAGAATCTGGTCAGAAAATAACAAGAGCTGGAGTTAAGCCCAAGCAAATTTTACAATGGCATTACAGTTATTACTATATTTACGGTTTGGTAGACTCTGTAGGAGGGAGAAGCTTCTTCTATGAATTTTCACGTTTTAATTCTAATTGTTTGGGAGCTTTTTTAGAACAATTTTCAATTGAACACAGTCAGGAAATACATATTATTCAACTAGATAATGCCCCAGTTCACACTGCACAAAAATTAATAGTTTCTGAAAATATTATTCTTTTCTTTCAACCTCCTTACTGTCCTGAACTCAATCCTATTGAGCGAGTCTGGCAATACATAAAACAAAGACTCAAAAACTTATTTTTTACTAGCATTGATGATGTTAAATCAATGGTTCGGACAATTTTAGGAAAGAAGACAAAAAAAAGCTATCCATCAGATAAGGTAAAAGTATTGAATGATTACCGCAAATGGACAGCATCAAAATAA
- a CDS encoding transposase — protein sequence MSTLIIVCGRATFTNLSRYSQICERTYRRQYQRSFNFIRFNQTLIQQAIEPHSQIILAVDCSFIPKSGKQTYGLDYFYNGSAAKIEKGLEISAMAVVDVTNNISYSLSVRQTPATSKAQTKSKSEKSQQPETTRINHYLQQLAATRPYLPPSLQYVVTDGFYSKIKWVNGVTDLELEAIGKLRRDADLRYPDQGEYSRRGRPRKYAGKVDLTDYSNFEWVTQLTDDMELYTAVVWSISLKRKIRLVYLLRTSESSSSSYAVLFSTDLKLDAYSIYLYYKARFQIEFLFRDSKQFTGLADCQARDRAKLDFHFNSSLTALNLAKWDAVQQHDCDTDFVFSMASYKRRALNHHLLELFIDQLGLEPTLIKSHPNYYNLYDYGTIAA from the coding sequence TTGTCAACTCTTATCATTGTTTGTGGACGAGCTACTTTCACCAACTTAAGTCGTTACAGTCAAATTTGTGAGCGTACCTATCGAAGACAGTATCAGCGTTCATTCAACTTTATAAGATTCAATCAAACATTAATTCAGCAAGCAATTGAACCTCATTCTCAAATAATCTTGGCAGTAGACTGCTCATTTATCCCTAAGAGTGGCAAACAAACTTATGGTCTAGATTACTTCTACAATGGGAGTGCAGCTAAAATAGAAAAAGGGCTGGAAATATCAGCAATGGCAGTAGTAGATGTCACCAATAACATCAGCTACAGTCTTAGTGTTCGACAAACACCAGCAACATCAAAGGCTCAGACAAAGTCTAAATCAGAGAAGAGTCAACAACCTGAAACAACTAGAATCAATCACTATCTTCAACAACTAGCAGCAACTCGCCCTTATCTTCCACCCTCGCTACAATATGTAGTTACCGATGGATTTTACAGTAAAATCAAGTGGGTCAACGGAGTTACAGATTTAGAACTAGAAGCAATTGGTAAATTGCGTCGAGATGCCGATTTACGTTACCCAGATCAAGGTGAGTACTCTCGACGAGGTAGACCTCGTAAATATGCTGGCAAAGTCGATTTGACTGACTACAGCAACTTTGAGTGGGTAACTCAATTAACAGATGATATGGAGTTATACACTGCTGTTGTCTGGTCAATTAGTCTCAAACGCAAAATTCGCTTGGTTTATCTACTTAGAACTTCTGAATCAAGCTCCAGCAGTTATGCAGTTTTATTCTCCACCGACCTCAAACTAGATGCTTACTCTATTTATCTCTACTATAAGGCTCGCTTTCAAATTGAGTTTTTGTTTCGTGACAGCAAGCAATTTACTGGTTTAGCCGATTGTCAGGCTCGCGATCGCGCCAAACTTGATTTTCATTTTAATAGTTCTTTGACTGCTCTTAATCTTGCTAAATGGGATGCTGTTCAACAACATGATTGTGATACCGATTTTGTCTTTTCAATGGCAAGTTATAAACGGCGTGCGCTCAATCATCATTTACTCGAACTATTTATTGACCAGTTAGGTCTTGAGCCAACTTTGATTAAATCCCATCCCAATTACTACAACCTTTATGACTATGGAACTATAGCTGCTTAG
- a CDS encoding helix-turn-helix domain-containing protein: protein MSGVPKVEISESVETLKSLMKQQKTALNHARVQSLYLLKINVAETVRYLAVIMGRSESTIHYWLQLYKTGGIAKLLEEPPQTGRPKKRVGDAGASPAYPTT, encoded by the coding sequence ATGTCTGGAGTACCAAAAGTTGAAATCTCTGAATCGGTAGAGACACTAAAGTCTCTGATGAAGCAACAAAAAACTGCCTTAAACCATGCTAGAGTACAGAGCCTATATTTACTCAAAATAAATGTAGCCGAAACAGTGAGATATTTAGCTGTAATTATGGGAAGGTCTGAATCAACCATACACTATTGGCTTCAATTATATAAAACTGGAGGGATAGCAAAACTGCTGGAAGAACCACCTCAAACAGGAAGACCTAAAAAGCGCGTGGGGGATGCTGGGGCTTCCCCAGCATATCCAACCACGTAA